One Algoriphagus sp. Y33 genomic window, ATCCGCAGGCTTTTCAATTGCCTTCAAAAGGACAGCTACAGCGTATGAATCGATGGCTCGAAGCAGCCTTGGAAACTGGAGAGCCGAAAGTGTTGAGTGCTGATAGAAAATCAGGCAGAATAAGTACTAGAGCAGCTGATCTCGGCTCACTGAAGATGACAGCACTCCGTGCGAAGTTGGACGAATTTGTGCTGGAAGAGGTGACCCCTGATTTGCTGAAAGTACGATGGACAGGCACAGCCTATTTGATAGACAAAGGGCATTCATCTGTGACGTTGCAGATGGCAAAAGGTCTGGGGGTTGCATTTCTTTTGGTGGGGGTAATCGCAGGATTTTTGTTTAGATCTTGGCGAATATCATTTCTTCTTTTGATCCCAAATTTAATTCCTCTTATTTGGATGCTTGGGCTGATGTATGTGCTGGGGATTGAGTTTAAGTTAACCACTGCGATTCTGTTTACTGTGGCATTTGGTATAGCGGTGGATGATAGCATCCATTTTATGAGTAGGCTGAAGTTTGAGCTGGCTTCAGGGAAAAATCTGATCTATGCGCTCAAACGTACTTATTTGGAAACAGGAAAAGCAATTGTTTTGACTACTCTAGTTCTGACCACAGGATTTGGCTTGTTGATTTTCAGTCAGTTTGGAGTGACCCACTTTACAGGATTGTTGATTTCTGCCTCGATGGTTTTTGCTCTTTTAGCTGATTTGATGCTGCTTCCACTTTTGCTTTTGCCTTTGAAGAAAATATGGGAGGAAAAATTCCGGGAAGAATAAAGTAGTTGCTACTTGCTGAATCCTTCCCAAGTAAAAGTGGCAGACACAGGATAATGGTCAGAATAATCTACTTCTCTGTGGGTTCTAAACTGAACGGCCTTGAGTTTTTCGCTGGAGAAAATATGATCAATCCTTAGAAAGAAGAGTATTCTATTGTAAGTGAACCCAAAGCCTCTTCCTGCGTTTTCAAAGGCATTCTCATAATTTTCCCCCAATTTGAAGTACGTATAGGAATAAGGGATTTCATTCAAGTCACCCATTAGGATCAAAGGGTGGGGACTGTTATTCATATGTTCCAAAAGAACTTTAAGTTGTTTGTTTCGTGCCAAACTGCCTCTTTGCAATTTGCCTAGTGTTTGTCTGTAATTTTCCTTGAAACCTTCAAGATTTTCCAATCCTTCAGAATTAATCCTCATAGATTCCAAATGTGCATTGTAGATTCTGATCGTATCGTTATTAACTAATATATCTGCGAAAATAGCCCCGTTTGTTCCTTGAGAGTTGAACACCTTGCCCTCATTGATGATTGGGAACCTGGAGAAAATAGCCAACCCATTGGACATTTTTTTAGGATTTCCATCGGTGATTTGGTAGGAGACTTTATAATTTGAATCCTTGCCGAGGATTTTGACAGCATCCTTGGAAGGGGTAGTGTTGTCTTGCAGAAATTCCTGAAAGACCTTTATATCAGCCGGCTGTTCCTGTAGCCATGAGAGTACATTTGAGTCTGGGGATACCTCACTTTTTGGATTGTAATAAAACATGTGGGCATTGTAGGTAAGGACTTTAAGTCCTTTAGCTTCCTCATTTTTGGGATGGATCTGGAAGGTAGCTATCAAGAATTTGTAGCCGATCAGTAAAGCCAGAAATGGTAAAAAAGCCAGTTTCCTCCAAGAAAGAATCAATATCACAAGCAAAAATAGATTCAGCAATAAAATGACCGGAATGAAAAAAGGCAATAATCCCACGTATCGGAAATACTCAGGTGAGATATAAACGCTGGAAAACAATAAAAGCGAAGTGGCAAAAATAAGCCAAGTGATAATTTTCATCTGTTTATAATTTGTCTTTCAGCGGTCATAATCTGTCCCGTGACTAAGGAAACGGGATAGCCTGCCCGACCTTTGGGATCCGTCTCCCTGAGGGCAGGAGCTCTCGCTTGATAGATAATCATCCCACTGTGAGACTCTTAGGGTCATGTATGATTTCATGAATTAAAATTGATCAGGCAAAGCATTGTACGATAAATCATGATCCTTTTCAAGTTGTTGAACGTATTATATCCAGAGCAATCTTCGATCCAAGTGAGAAATAACTTCCATGTTTCATTTTCCTTATATGTAAAGGTAGAATTTTTGAAGTTGAAGCAAATGAATGTTACTTAAATGATGAAAGAGAGCCTATAATTTTGCTCATTTGCCAATTATTAGTTATTTCGATAGAAAATTACCACTATGAAAACGTACCAAACTATTTTATCGGCAACATTGATTGCCATGGTGTTTACTTCATGCAGTGAATCTAAGACTTCTGAATCCTCTGAGTCCGAAGTTGCCGTTGAGACTAAGGAAGCTGCCGAGACGGTGGAGTCCAGACCAAGCCCGTTGATGGAAAAGACAGGGCAGATTGCCGGCAAAACATTTAAAATACAATACGGTTCTCCTGCGGTGAAAGGCAGAGAACTGTGGGGAGACTTGGTGCCATATAATGTGGTATGGAGGACTGGTGCCAATGAAGCTTCTTATGTGGAGTTGGCTGAGGACATGACTGTAGAAGGAGATAGACTGCCTGCAGGCAAATACTCTCTGTTTACAATTCCAAAAGAGAGTGGTCCGTGGACAGTGATTTTCAATTCAGAATGGGATTTGGAACATGGACATTTTCAGTATGACGAAAAAAATGATGTGCTAAGAGTAGATGTGACTCCCATTTGGGAAGAGTCCAGCCAAGAGTCTTTATCAATGGACATTGAAAGCCCGGGAATAGTGATTCGCTGGGAAAAACTAAAGTTGCCCATCAGTATCAATTAGAAAAAACTTTACATTTGTTAAGCCCTCAATAATTTGGGGGCTTTTTTATTGGATAGACCTTAAAAGGAAGGCAGAAATTGCTTAATAATTATAGGATTAGGCTAAATTAGTCACCTTACCCTTACCTAAACTTGACCCCATGAAGTATGTAGGCTTTTTAGTTGTTTTGGCTCTGTCAATCACACTTGCACTAGTGGTTTCCCAACCATTTGGAGCTATTCCACCGTTGGCACCTTTGCTGGATCCTTACCACGGGTTTTGGCAGAACACCCTTTCTGAAGACGCATTGGCTGTAGATGAATTGGAACTCAATAATCTAAGCAGTGAGGTTAAGGTGATTTACGATGAAAATCTGATTCCTCACGTATTTGCAGCTAACGAAACTGATTTATATAGAGCCCAGGGATATATCACTGCGAAACACAGACTTTGGCAAATGGAATTCCAAACAATGGCCGCAGCAGGAAGAATATCCGAAATTGTAGGGCCAATTGCATTGGATCTGGATAGAATGACCCGGAGAAAAGGACTGGCTTATGGGGCTGAAATGGGAATGAAATTCATCCAAGAGAATGATTCAGTGTCTTTCATGTTGCTTGAAGCCTATGCAGACGGCGTGAATCAGTATATTGATCAGTTGTCAGATGCCAGATTACCTGTAGAATACAAAATCCTTAATTATAGACCGGAACACTGGTCGGCTTTCAAGTCAATTCTTCTGTTGAAGTACATGACAGATATGCTGGTTGGCGACAGGGATTTGGAGTATTCTAACT contains:
- a CDS encoding endonuclease/exonuclease/phosphatase family protein, with the protein product MKIITWLIFATSLLLFSSVYISPEYFRYVGLLPFFIPVILLLNLFLLVILILSWRKLAFLPFLALLIGYKFLIATFQIHPKNEEAKGLKVLTYNAHMFYYNPKSEVSPDSNVLSWLQEQPADIKVFQEFLQDNTTPSKDAVKILGKDSNYKVSYQITDGNPKKMSNGLAIFSRFPIINEGKVFNSQGTNGAIFADILVNNDTIRIYNAHLESMRINSEGLENLEGFKENYRQTLGKLQRGSLARNKQLKVLLEHMNNSPHPLILMGDLNEIPYSYTYFKLGENYENAFENAGRGFGFTYNRILFFLRIDHIFSSEKLKAVQFRTHREVDYSDHYPVSATFTWEGFSK
- a CDS encoding DUF2911 domain-containing protein, with the translated sequence MKTYQTILSATLIAMVFTSCSESKTSESSESEVAVETKEAAETVESRPSPLMEKTGQIAGKTFKIQYGSPAVKGRELWGDLVPYNVVWRTGANEASYVELAEDMTVEGDRLPAGKYSLFTIPKESGPWTVIFNSEWDLEHGHFQYDEKNDVLRVDVTPIWEESSQESLSMDIESPGIVIRWEKLKLPISIN